ATATTTACCATATAAGGAATCAGGTAATTATACCAGAAAAAATATGTGGAGTGAAAATATTAAAGGGGGTAGAGTCTAATATTTTAGACCAGGAAGGTCAGTTAGATGTATCAGATGAGATATTAAAAAAATTAGATGTAGTACTTGCAGGATTACACGATGCATGTATAGAACCTTGGAATGTAGAAGGAAACACTAAAGCGCTTATAAGAGCAATGGAGAATGAAAATGTAGATATAATTTCTCATCCAGGGAATCCTAAATTTCCTATAGATAAGGAAAAATTTGTTTTGAAAGCAAATGAAACTAATACTTTAGTAGAAATAAATAATAGTTCTTTTAGGACTAGTAGAGAAGGAAGTAGGGAAAATTGTCGTGATATTGCTTTACTATGTAAGAAACATAATGTCCCAGTAATTGTAAATAGTGATAGTCATATATCTTTTGATGTTGGAAGAGTCGATAAGGCAATTGATTTATTAAAAGATATTGAAATGCCAGAAGAATTAATTATTAATGCGTGTATCGATAGGTTTGAAAACTATTTTAAAGATAAAAGGAAAAGTAGATTTATATAAAAAATGGGAGCAATTATGGCTCCCATTTTTTATTAAGGACAAACTATTTTATGAGACTTATTTCTTTTTTAATCTCCAACCAGCTGCAATCATTAATGCTCCTGCTAAGCCTGTTAATGCCCATGGAGCTGTACCAGTCTTTGGTAAGTTACCTTTTCCTTTTGGTTTTCCTGGCTTAGGTACTTCAGGTTTTGTTTTTGGTTTTTCTCCAGGTTTTTCTGGAGTAGGTTTATCTGTATCTTCTTCTAACTTAGCCAATGCTTTTTCTGCCTCTTCTAATTTAGCTAAATTTGTTACAAGGGCTTTTTGTTCATCTGTTAAGGCATCATAAGCTTTTCTTGTAGCCTCAATAGTTTCCTTATCCTTTAATGTAATCTTTTCTGGTAATTTATCAATTAAATCTATTACTTTATCTACAGCTTCGTTATTACTTGGCTTTTCAAGTTCAACAATTTTAGCCTCTGCCGCTTCTAGCACATTTAAATTGTCTATAAAGTATTTTTGAGCATCTGTTAAAGCCTCATAATCTTCTCTTATTTCAGCAATTTCTTTTTTATTATCTAATGTTATATTTTCAATAGACGGTAAAGCTTTTATCCTCTCTTCTATAGAATTGATTACTTCCTTATCTGCTTCGGTGGGTATTTTTCCTTCTTCAATTAATTCATATACATTTAATGCTTTTGCATTATAGCTTCTTCCATCTTCAGATGTAGGTATCTCTATATTTCCTTCTTCTACTTGTTTAATAATATAATCCCTTAATGGGTGGTTTAAGTCTGCGCCAATGATTTCCCAGTTATTAT
The sequence above is a segment of the Tissierellales bacterium genome. Coding sequences within it:
- a CDS encoding phosphatase, whose protein sequence is MEILIDVHNHTITSGHAYSTVQEIAAEASKKGLKYVGITDHGPKMPNGPHIYHIRNQVIIPEKICGVKILKGVESNILDQEGQLDVSDEILKKLDVVLAGLHDACIEPWNVEGNTKALIRAMENENVDIISHPGNPKFPIDKEKFVLKANETNTLVEINNSSFRTSREGSRENCRDIALLCKKHNVPVIVNSDSHISFDVGRVDKAIDLLKDIEMPEELIINACIDRFENYFKDKRKSRFI